The following are encoded in a window of Saccharothrix longispora genomic DNA:
- a CDS encoding FAD-binding protein, whose protein sequence is MSTNWAGNVTFSATRTEHPGSVDEVRRLVAGATTARAVGTGHSFSRIADTTGTQVALDAMPEVFEVGDRAVRADAGMRLARLAELLQARGLALPAMPSLPHISIAGATATATHGSGDDVPSLASLVRRVELVTAEGETVTFARGEEGFDGAVVAFGALGVVTHVELEVVDTFDVEQRVYDDVPLDALVEDFDAIFGSAYSVSAFTDWHGRARVFAKHRAGDERRPLRVGRDAPEARHPVEGQPPHRCTAQFGVPGPWHERLPHFRADFLPSVGEELQAEYFVPREHAGQALRALEGLRDELAPFLLTSEIRTVAADTQWMSMVHDRPSAAFHFTWRPDEVGVRAVLRRVEEALLPFDPRPHWGKVTELPDVAGRYPRARDFAELCARLDPTGKFRDNTRDGRFTG, encoded by the coding sequence GTGAGCACCAACTGGGCAGGCAACGTCACGTTCTCCGCCACCCGCACCGAGCACCCCGGCTCGGTCGACGAGGTCCGCCGGCTCGTGGCCGGCGCGACGACCGCGCGCGCCGTCGGCACGGGCCACTCGTTCAGCCGGATCGCCGACACCACCGGCACGCAGGTCGCGCTCGACGCCATGCCCGAGGTGTTCGAGGTCGGCGACCGGGCCGTCCGGGCCGACGCCGGCATGCGGCTGGCGCGCCTCGCCGAGTTGTTGCAGGCCAGGGGACTGGCGCTGCCCGCCATGCCGTCGCTGCCGCACATCTCGATCGCCGGCGCGACCGCCACCGCCACGCACGGGTCCGGCGACGACGTCCCGTCGCTGGCGAGCCTGGTGCGGCGGGTGGAACTCGTCACCGCCGAGGGGGAAACGGTCACCTTCGCCCGGGGCGAGGAGGGCTTCGACGGGGCCGTGGTGGCCTTCGGCGCCCTGGGCGTGGTCACGCACGTGGAGCTGGAGGTGGTCGACACCTTCGACGTCGAGCAGCGCGTGTACGACGACGTGCCCCTCGACGCGCTGGTGGAGGACTTCGACGCGATCTTCGGCAGCGCCTACAGCGTCAGCGCCTTCACCGACTGGCACGGCCGGGCGCGGGTGTTCGCCAAGCACCGGGCGGGCGACGAGCGCAGGCCCCTGCGGGTGGGGCGGGACGCGCCCGAGGCCCGGCACCCCGTGGAGGGGCAGCCGCCGCACCGCTGCACCGCGCAGTTCGGCGTGCCCGGACCGTGGCACGAGAGGTTGCCGCACTTCCGGGCCGACTTCCTGCCCAGCGTCGGCGAGGAGTTGCAGGCGGAGTACTTCGTCCCGCGCGAGCACGCCGGGCAGGCGCTGCGCGCGCTCGAAGGGCTGCGCGACGAGCTGGCGCCGTTCCTGCTGACCTCCGAGATCAGGACGGTCGCCGCGGACACCCAGTGGATGAGCATGGTGCACGACCGGCCCAGCGCGGCGTTCCACTTCACCTGGCGGCCCGACGAGGTCGGCGTGCGGGCGGTGCTGCGCCGCGTGGAGGAGGCGCTGCTGCCCTTCGACCCCCGGCCCCACTGGGGCAAGGTCACCGAGCTGCCGGACGTGGCCGGCCGGTACCCGCGCGCACGGGATTTCGCCGAGTTGTGCGCACGGCTCGACCCGACCGGGAAGTTCCGCGACAACACCCGCGACGGGCGCTTTACCGGATAA
- a CDS encoding hydantoinase/oxoprolinase family protein encodes MPGIRIGIDVGGTFTDAVAVDATTFELLGKVKVPTSHDHADGVAHGILAALEKLRAETGVGAEDVSFLAHGTTQATNALLEGDVAVVGIAGVGTGFDAWATGRLRSLRKLELAPGRPLPIRYAAVRDPADCDRALAGLRDAGAEVVVAVEPFSVDDPAGERAVVDRSRSLGLPATATSDITGLYGLAKRARTAVLNAGIMPRMVETADLVDRSVAAAGITAPLMVMRGDGGVMSVAEMRKRPLLTALSGPAAGVAGALMGDRLSEGVFLETGGTSTDISVVRRGKVQVRHARLGGRETYLPALDVRTVGVGGGSLVRASRHEVVDVGPRSAHIAGLPYACFAAPGALDGAVLVHLSPRPDDPADYVALEAPDGRRFALTTTCAANALDVVPADSYAKADTGVARAAVEVLAEALGSSVEETARIVLRKAVGPVLAVVDELVEAYGLDRGAVTLVGGGGGAAAVTPFLGAESSLDWRIAAHSEVISPLGAALALVRESVERIVPNPSHADVLAVRAEAEAAVVAQGADPAGVDVDVTVDPQRNLIRAVATGATELRAKDRGGEVSEDDVRAAVARSLGVAPGEPEEITATAHHAVWGALVRRPGLLGRLVKPVRRVRVVDREGVVRLHGTGAHVASTTVGAAGQVLAALVDEHTSHGDGGSRAPALTLLVGPKIADLSGVLDRDQLVALIGAELSSRTPEEPVVAIVEERR; translated from the coding sequence ATGCCCGGCATCCGCATCGGGATCGACGTGGGCGGCACGTTCACCGACGCGGTGGCCGTGGACGCGACGACGTTCGAGCTGCTGGGCAAGGTGAAGGTGCCGACCAGCCACGACCACGCGGACGGCGTGGCGCACGGCATCCTGGCGGCGCTGGAGAAGCTGCGCGCGGAGACCGGGGTGGGCGCCGAGGACGTGTCGTTCCTGGCGCACGGCACCACGCAGGCCACGAACGCCCTGCTGGAGGGCGACGTCGCGGTGGTGGGCATCGCGGGCGTCGGCACCGGCTTCGACGCGTGGGCCACCGGCCGGCTGCGGTCGCTGCGCAAGCTGGAGCTCGCACCCGGCCGACCGCTGCCGATCCGGTACGCGGCCGTGCGCGACCCGGCGGACTGCGACCGCGCCCTGGCCGGGTTGCGCGACGCGGGCGCCGAGGTCGTGGTGGCGGTGGAGCCGTTCAGCGTGGACGACCCGGCCGGGGAGCGCGCGGTGGTCGACCGGTCGCGCTCGCTGGGCCTGCCCGCGACCGCGACCAGCGACATCACCGGCCTGTACGGGCTGGCCAAGCGCGCCCGGACGGCCGTGCTCAACGCCGGGATCATGCCGCGGATGGTGGAGACCGCGGACCTGGTGGACCGCAGCGTCGCGGCGGCGGGGATCACCGCGCCGCTGATGGTGATGCGCGGCGACGGCGGCGTGATGTCCGTGGCCGAGATGCGCAAGAGGCCGCTGCTGACCGCGCTGTCCGGCCCGGCGGCCGGGGTGGCGGGCGCGCTGATGGGGGACCGGCTCAGCGAGGGGGTCTTCCTGGAGACCGGCGGCACGTCCACCGACATCAGCGTGGTCCGGCGCGGCAAGGTTCAGGTGCGGCACGCGCGGCTCGGCGGGCGCGAGACGTACCTGCCCGCGCTGGACGTGCGCACGGTCGGCGTCGGCGGCGGGTCGCTGGTCCGCGCCTCGCGGCACGAGGTGGTGGACGTCGGCCCGCGCAGCGCCCACATCGCCGGTCTGCCCTACGCGTGCTTCGCGGCGCCGGGCGCGCTGGACGGCGCGGTGCTCGTGCACCTGTCGCCACGACCGGACGACCCGGCCGACTACGTGGCGCTGGAGGCGCCCGACGGGCGGCGGTTCGCGCTGACCACCACGTGCGCGGCCAACGCCCTGGACGTGGTGCCCGCGGACAGCTACGCCAAGGCCGACACCGGTGTCGCGCGCGCGGCCGTGGAGGTGCTCGCGGAGGCGTTGGGCTCGTCCGTGGAGGAGACCGCGCGGATCGTGCTGCGCAAGGCGGTCGGGCCCGTGCTGGCGGTGGTGGACGAGCTGGTCGAGGCGTACGGGCTCGACCGCGGGGCGGTGACGCTGGTCGGCGGTGGCGGGGGAGCGGCGGCCGTGACCCCGTTCCTGGGGGCGGAGTCCTCGCTGGACTGGCGGATCGCCGCGCACAGCGAGGTGATCAGCCCGCTCGGCGCGGCGCTGGCGCTGGTGCGGGAGTCGGTGGAGCGGATCGTGCCGAACCCGTCGCACGCCGACGTGCTGGCCGTCCGCGCCGAGGCCGAGGCGGCGGTGGTCGCGCAGGGCGCGGACCCGGCCGGGGTGGACGTGGACGTGACCGTCGACCCCCAGCGCAACCTGATCCGCGCGGTCGCCACGGGCGCGACCGAGCTGCGGGCCAAGGACCGGGGCGGCGAGGTGTCCGAGGACGACGTCCGCGCGGCGGTGGCCCGGTCGCTGGGCGTCGCGCCCGGGGAGCCGGAGGAGATCACGGCGACCGCGCACCACGCCGTGTGGGGCGCGCTGGTGCGGCGGCCGGGGCTGCTCGGGCGGCTGGTGAAGCCGGTGCGGCGCGTCCGCGTGGTGGACCGCGAGGGCGTGGTGCGGCTGCACGGCACGGGCGCGCACGTGGCGTCCACGACGGTCGGCGCGGCCGGGCAGGTGCTCGCCGCGCTGGTGGACGAGCACACCTCGCACGGCGACGGCGGCTCGCGCGCGCCGGCGTTGACGCTGCTGGTGGGGCCGAAGATCGCGGACCTGTCGGGTGTGCTGGACCGCGACCAGCTGGTGGCGCTGATCGGCGCGGAGCTGTCCTCGCGGACGCCGGAGGAGCCGGTGGTGGCGATCGTGGAGGAGCGGCGATGA
- a CDS encoding pyridoxal phosphate-dependent decarboxylase family protein produces MLDDLADLPDLLDTTSRYAASVLTGLPTRPVVRAAPVAPSPLPEAGIGFTGALDLFDRRWAPGFSAAAGPRYLGFVTGGSTPASIAGDWLTSAFDQNPAASDGSSAPDLERETVRWLAALFGLGEEHSGAFVSGATTSNLVGLAVAREWLGEQLGVSVADEGVGALGPVRVHSGAAHSSVSKALSVLGLGRDSLRPVPTLPGREAIDVDRLADELDGTPAIVVANAGTVDTVDFDDLRALVDLRSRKKFWLHVDAAFGGFAALSPRHAHLVDGLAEADSVCVDLHKWLNVPYDSAVQFTRRRDLQLKVFRNAAPYLGQPTDNPDFVHLTPENSRRLRALATWFTLTAYGRDGHRDVVERCTALAHDLGDRIARTPALRLLSPVLLNVVCFTLTHDPTRERVAEAARRIAATGDTFLATTVHKGQPALRAAFSNWRTLPTDVTTVHNALITACTDL; encoded by the coding sequence GTGCTGGACGACCTGGCCGACCTGCCCGACCTGCTGGACACGACGAGCCGCTACGCCGCGTCGGTGCTGACCGGTCTGCCCACGCGCCCGGTCGTACGGGCCGCGCCGGTCGCACCGTCCCCGCTGCCCGAGGCGGGCATCGGCTTCACGGGCGCGCTGGACCTGTTCGACCGGCGGTGGGCACCGGGCTTCTCGGCCGCCGCCGGTCCCCGCTACCTCGGGTTCGTCACCGGCGGCAGCACCCCCGCCTCGATCGCGGGCGACTGGCTGACCTCGGCGTTCGACCAGAACCCGGCCGCCTCGGACGGCTCGTCGGCCCCCGACCTGGAACGCGAGACCGTGCGGTGGCTCGCCGCCCTGTTCGGGTTGGGCGAGGAGCACTCGGGCGCGTTCGTCAGCGGGGCGACCACGTCCAACCTCGTCGGCCTCGCCGTGGCCCGCGAGTGGCTCGGCGAACAGCTCGGGGTGTCGGTGGCCGACGAGGGCGTCGGCGCGCTCGGACCGGTGCGCGTGCACTCGGGAGCCGCGCACTCCAGCGTGTCCAAGGCGCTGTCGGTGCTCGGCCTGGGCCGCGACAGCCTGCGCCCGGTGCCCACCCTGCCCGGTCGCGAGGCGATCGACGTCGACCGGTTGGCCGACGAGCTCGACGGCACGCCCGCGATCGTCGTGGCGAACGCGGGCACGGTCGACACGGTCGACTTCGACGACCTGCGCGCACTGGTGGACCTGCGGTCGCGGAAGAAGTTCTGGCTGCACGTCGACGCCGCGTTCGGCGGGTTCGCCGCCCTGTCACCACGGCACGCACACCTGGTCGACGGCCTCGCCGAAGCCGACTCGGTGTGCGTCGACCTGCACAAGTGGCTCAACGTCCCCTACGACTCGGCCGTCCAGTTCACCCGCCGCCGCGACCTCCAGCTGAAGGTCTTCCGCAACGCGGCCCCCTACCTCGGACAGCCCACCGACAACCCGGACTTCGTCCACCTGACCCCGGAGAACTCGCGCCGCCTGCGCGCCCTGGCCACCTGGTTCACCCTCACCGCCTACGGACGCGACGGCCACCGCGACGTCGTCGAGCGCTGCACCGCCCTGGCGCACGACCTGGGCGACCGCATCGCCCGGACCCCCGCCCTGCGCCTGCTCTCCCCCGTCCTCCTCAACGTCGTCTGCTTCACCCTCACCCACGACCCCACCCGGGAACGCGTCGCCGAAGCCGCGCGCCGCATCGCCGCCACGGGCGACACCTTCCTCGCCACTACCGTCCACAAAGGACAACCGGCGCTGCGGGCCGCGTTCAGCAACTGGCGCACCCTGCCGACCGACGTCACCACCGTGCACAACGCCCTGATCACCGCCTGCACCGACCTCTGA
- a CDS encoding Gfo/Idh/MocA family protein, producing MRTLVVGLGRAGAELHLPALARARASVRQLFDDRPVVACDPRRPLTELPGVTVVGSLAEAAALLDPGDAVAHVCTPPAVRAEVVAELAERGFRNVVVEKPLAADTDDLARVIRLRRRHGLRVAVAEPWLTSVLAERLVGLVRGGSMGEPRSVSMELNKPRFRRTLSVPDQSTAFDVELPHGVGLALRLAGSARVTHAAGFDLVVDDVVVPRMGGARIGLRHNSGVRTEISSDLTSPVRERRITVEFERGSAVGHFAVSDEDDHAQLTVLVNGHRAHEIMRDDAMTEWVIRAYRLFHGSGDQHARGFAFATDVVQLLSVAKNICAEPVVPAARGESTPGRVAARLR from the coding sequence GTGCGCACACTCGTCGTGGGTCTGGGCCGGGCCGGTGCGGAACTGCACCTCCCGGCGCTGGCCAGGGCACGAGCCTCGGTCCGGCAACTGTTCGACGACCGGCCGGTGGTGGCGTGCGACCCCCGCCGACCGCTCACCGAACTGCCCGGCGTGACGGTGGTCGGCAGCCTCGCGGAGGCCGCCGCGCTGCTCGACCCCGGTGACGCGGTGGCGCACGTGTGCACACCGCCGGCGGTGCGCGCCGAGGTGGTCGCGGAGCTGGCCGAACGCGGGTTCCGCAACGTGGTCGTGGAGAAGCCGCTGGCCGCGGACACCGACGACCTCGCGCGGGTCATCCGGCTGCGCCGCCGCCACGGCCTCCGGGTCGCGGTGGCCGAGCCGTGGCTGACCAGCGTGCTCGCCGAGCGACTGGTGGGCCTGGTGCGCGGCGGGTCGATGGGCGAGCCGCGGTCGGTGTCGATGGAGCTGAACAAGCCGCGGTTCCGCCGGACGCTGTCCGTGCCGGACCAGTCGACGGCGTTCGACGTGGAGCTGCCGCACGGCGTGGGCCTGGCGCTGCGGCTGGCGGGCAGCGCCCGGGTCACCCACGCGGCCGGGTTCGACCTGGTCGTGGACGACGTGGTGGTGCCCCGCATGGGCGGGGCGCGGATCGGGCTGCGGCACAACAGCGGGGTGCGCACGGAGATCAGCTCGGACCTGACCTCGCCGGTGCGGGAGCGGCGGATCACCGTGGAGTTCGAGCGGGGCAGCGCGGTCGGGCACTTCGCGGTCAGCGACGAGGACGACCACGCGCAGCTCACGGTGCTCGTGAACGGGCACCGCGCACACGAGATCATGCGGGACGACGCGATGACCGAATGGGTGATCCGCGCCTACCGGCTGTTCCACGGTTCCGGCGACCAGCACGCGCGCGGGTTCGCGTTCGCCACCGACGTGGTGCAGTTGCTGTCGGTTGCCAAGAACATCTGCGCGGAGCCCGTCGTGCCCGCAGCACGGGGTGAATCGACACCCGGCCGGGTGGCGGCCCGGTTGCGGTGA
- a CDS encoding CoA transferase yields the protein MTAQITRGAPARAAVPWAGPVDLPLAGELDVQAACGLMHVHGRRFGRPTPLGLDYASVVAAELAATGTAATGLGHLRGLPRRVARTSVAQAALLAVSPYLAAATADDPEGPFHVGGPPFVSADGVAFEVVTTDADAWCRFWTAAGVARDTARDAWRPYAARHATATCPLPPGLTAVAARTPVEFLERTATTVRVPLVRVSHRTVDRVPPHDLRPHAAPAPHPLRPATDGLPLSGLVVLESCTRLHGSLAGQLLRHLGATVIRVEPPGGDPRRDAAPRAAGVSAHFHALNRGKRSVGVDPATVAGRRELLDLVAAVDVLLHDWSPAVAPLRPRDAARVHPGLVQAHAATHLDAPPHAAGESAAQARAGVPGSLVTIVETYGAVVCAHGVVDALTRRATSGAGHTLTAPLLGAASRLNSRAARRDTAPRTAEVCTDLAALARDDRFARALTRDGCVVPTSPWEFT from the coding sequence GTGACGGCCCAGATCACCCGCGGGGCCCCGGCGCGCGCCGCCGTCCCGTGGGCCGGGCCGGTGGACCTGCCGCTGGCGGGCGAACTCGACGTCCAGGCCGCCTGCGGCCTCATGCACGTCCACGGCCGCCGCTTCGGCCGCCCCACGCCCCTCGGCCTGGACTACGCCTCCGTGGTCGCCGCCGAGCTCGCCGCCACCGGCACCGCCGCGACCGGCCTCGGGCACCTGCGCGGGCTGCCCCGGCGCGTCGCGCGCACCTCCGTCGCGCAGGCCGCGCTGCTCGCCGTCTCGCCCTACCTGGCCGCCGCCACCGCCGACGACCCCGAGGGCCCGTTCCACGTCGGCGGCCCCCCGTTCGTGTCGGCCGACGGCGTCGCGTTCGAGGTCGTGACCACGGACGCCGACGCGTGGTGCCGCTTCTGGACCGCCGCGGGCGTCGCCCGGGACACCGCCCGCGACGCCTGGCGCCCCTATGCCGCCCGTCACGCCACCGCCACCTGCCCGCTCCCGCCCGGCCTCACCGCCGTCGCCGCCCGCACCCCCGTCGAGTTCCTCGAACGCACCGCGACCACCGTCCGCGTGCCCCTGGTCCGCGTGTCCCACCGGACCGTGGACCGCGTTCCGCCGCACGACCTGCGCCCCCACGCGGCTCCCGCGCCGCACCCCCTGCGTCCCGCGACCGACGGCCTGCCGCTGTCCGGCCTCGTGGTGCTCGAATCGTGCACCCGCCTGCACGGCTCCCTCGCCGGCCAGCTCCTGCGGCACCTGGGCGCCACCGTCATCCGCGTCGAACCGCCCGGCGGCGACCCCCGCCGCGACGCCGCGCCCCGCGCCGCGGGCGTGTCCGCCCACTTCCACGCCCTCAACCGCGGCAAGCGCTCGGTCGGCGTCGACCCGGCCACGGTCGCCGGCCGCCGCGAACTGCTGGACCTGGTCGCCGCCGTCGACGTCCTGCTGCACGACTGGTCGCCCGCCGTCGCGCCCCTGCGCCCCCGTGACGCCGCCCGCGTCCACCCCGGCCTGGTCCAGGCCCACGCCGCCACCCACCTCGACGCCCCGCCGCACGCCGCCGGCGAGTCCGCCGCCCAGGCCCGCGCGGGCGTCCCCGGCTCCCTCGTGACGATCGTCGAGACCTACGGCGCCGTCGTCTGCGCCCACGGCGTGGTCGACGCCCTGACCCGCCGCGCCACGAGCGGCGCCGGCCACACCCTCACCGCGCCCCTGCTGGGCGCGGCCTCCCGCCTGAACAGCCGCGCCGCCCGCCGGGACACCGCCCCGCGCACCGCCGAGGTCTGCACGGACCTCGCCGCCCTCGCCCGCGACGACCGCTTCGCCCGCGCCCTCACCCGCGACGGCTGCGTCGTGCCCACCTCGCCGTGGGAGTTCACGTGA
- a CDS encoding transporter translates to MGIAILVVMAVGVVLMLTRVLPTAFALGLMAVVIAAVAGAPWVGKEGSITGTVLQTGSALLAATMVAVLLGSWLGTLMAETGIAATLVRKIVEFGGERPAVVALGVYVVAVLCGSITGSAPAAMLAGVVGIPAMIAVGVPPVVAGGTVLMGLATGLPVELIGWQFLADAVGLPLEQVRSFQLKVFPIALVVGVTYVLVETRRRGARHAWAVRAPSAAPASKRVRRGDAPWFSLVAPLLPIVLALGFELPIVPSLLVGVVFALVTSTRPGRWGETAMRSLYRAFDVAAAPLVLFVAIGMLLSAVRLPGAVGALRPIISAVSPSGPVLFVVVFAVLVPLCLYRGPLNVYGLGAGVAGVLASGGVYPVPAVLGLMSSYGQVLCVSDPTSTQTVWSAQYAGVRPERVMASTLPYTWVMAVGVLVLTSVLFVA, encoded by the coding sequence ATGGGGATCGCCATTCTGGTGGTGATGGCCGTGGGAGTGGTGCTGATGCTCACGCGCGTGCTGCCGACCGCGTTCGCGCTGGGGTTGATGGCCGTGGTGATCGCGGCGGTGGCCGGTGCGCCGTGGGTGGGGAAGGAGGGCAGCATCACGGGGACGGTGCTGCAGACCGGGTCGGCGCTGCTGGCGGCGACCATGGTGGCGGTGCTGCTGGGGTCGTGGCTGGGCACGTTGATGGCCGAGACGGGGATCGCGGCGACGCTGGTGCGCAAGATCGTCGAGTTCGGCGGTGAGCGGCCGGCGGTGGTGGCGCTGGGCGTGTACGTGGTGGCGGTGCTGTGCGGGAGCATCACGGGGTCGGCGCCGGCGGCGATGCTGGCCGGTGTGGTGGGCATTCCGGCGATGATCGCGGTGGGCGTGCCGCCGGTGGTGGCGGGCGGGACCGTGCTGATGGGGTTGGCGACGGGGTTGCCGGTCGAGTTGATCGGGTGGCAGTTCCTGGCCGACGCGGTGGGGCTGCCGCTGGAGCAGGTGCGGTCGTTCCAGTTGAAGGTGTTCCCCATCGCGCTGGTGGTGGGGGTGACCTACGTGCTGGTGGAGACGCGGCGGCGGGGTGCGCGGCACGCGTGGGCGGTGCGGGCCCCGTCGGCGGCGCCCGCGTCGAAGCGGGTGCGGCGGGGTGACGCGCCGTGGTTCTCGTTGGTGGCGCCGCTGCTGCCGATCGTGCTGGCGCTGGGGTTCGAGTTGCCGATCGTGCCGTCGTTGTTGGTGGGGGTGGTGTTCGCGCTGGTGACGTCGACGCGGCCGGGGCGGTGGGGTGAGACGGCGATGCGGTCGCTGTACCGGGCGTTCGACGTGGCGGCGGCGCCGTTGGTGCTGTTCGTGGCGATCGGGATGTTGTTGTCGGCGGTGCGGTTGCCGGGTGCGGTGGGCGCGTTGCGGCCGATCATCTCGGCGGTGAGCCCGTCGGGGCCGGTGTTGTTCGTGGTGGTGTTCGCGGTGCTGGTGCCGTTGTGCCTGTACCGGGGGCCGTTGAACGTGTACGGGTTGGGCGCGGGGGTGGCGGGTGTGCTGGCGTCGGGTGGGGTGTACCCGGTGCCGGCGGTGCTGGGGTTGATGTCGTCGTACGGGCAGGTGTTGTGCGTGTCGGACCCGACGTCGACGCAGACGGTGTGGAGCGCGCAGTACGCGGGGGTGCGGCCGGAGCGGGTGATGGCGTCGACGTTGCCGTACACGTGGGTGATGGCGGTGGGGGTGTTGGTGTTGACGTCGGTGTTGTTCGTGGCGTGA
- a CDS encoding endonuclease, translating to MRYKSLLHPLAFVVSVAVVATALLIPSAAAGAAPITVAQAIGQQNGASATVRGYVVGQPTATSTVVRSGFPSDYALALADSPGQTATGQMLYVQITSSFRAQWGLRTNPSLLGRQLDVTGPLGAYFSHPGLTSPTAFAFAGASPPPTTTVRPTTTVRPTTTVRPTTTVRPTTTVRPTTTTSAPGGGYDETYYRAAVGKSGTALKTALNGIVRNQTKLGYDQVWEALKVTDQDPANSANVILLYSGRSQAKTTNGGNANDWNREHVWAKSHGDFGTATGPGTDVHHLRPEDVSVNANRGNKDFDTGGSAAGEAPGNYTDADSWEPRDAVKGDVARMLFYMAVRYEGGDGWPDLEMNNAVNNGTAPYHGRLSVLLQWNALDPPDAFEKRRNQVIYESFQHNRNPFVDHPEWATSIWG from the coding sequence GTGCGATACAAATCCCTGCTGCATCCCCTTGCCTTTGTCGTGTCCGTCGCGGTGGTCGCCACCGCGCTGCTGATCCCGAGCGCCGCGGCCGGTGCCGCGCCGATCACGGTCGCCCAGGCGATCGGTCAGCAGAACGGCGCGTCGGCGACCGTGCGCGGTTACGTGGTGGGGCAGCCGACCGCCACCAGCACCGTGGTGCGGTCCGGTTTCCCGTCCGACTACGCGCTGGCCCTGGCGGATTCGCCGGGGCAGACCGCCACCGGTCAGATGCTGTACGTGCAGATCACGTCGTCGTTCCGCGCCCAGTGGGGGTTGAGGACGAACCCGTCGCTGCTGGGGCGGCAGTTGGACGTGACCGGTCCGCTGGGCGCGTACTTCTCGCACCCCGGGCTGACGTCGCCGACGGCGTTCGCGTTCGCGGGGGCGTCGCCGCCGCCGACGACGACGGTCCGGCCGACGACGACGGTCCGGCCGACGACGACGGTCCGGCCGACGACCACGGTCCGGCCGACGACCACGGTCCGGCCGACGACCACGACGTCCGCTCCCGGTGGCGGCTACGACGAGACCTATTACCGGGCCGCGGTCGGCAAGTCCGGGACGGCGCTGAAGACGGCGCTCAACGGGATCGTCAGGAACCAGACCAAGCTGGGCTACGACCAGGTGTGGGAGGCGTTGAAGGTCACCGACCAGGACCCGGCCAACAGCGCCAACGTGATCCTGCTGTACTCGGGGCGGTCCCAGGCCAAGACGACCAACGGCGGCAACGCGAACGACTGGAACCGGGAGCACGTCTGGGCCAAGTCGCACGGTGACTTCGGCACGGCGACCGGGCCGGGCACCGACGTGCACCACCTGCGGCCGGAGGACGTGTCGGTCAACGCGAACCGGGGCAACAAGGACTTCGACACGGGTGGTTCGGCGGCGGGCGAGGCGCCGGGCAACTACACCGACGCCGACTCGTGGGAGCCGCGCGACGCGGTGAAGGGTGACGTGGCGCGGATGCTGTTCTACATGGCGGTGCGCTATGAGGGCGGTGACGGCTGGCCGGACCTGGAGATGAACAACGCCGTGAACAACGGGACCGCGCCGTACCACGGTCGTCTGTCGGTGCTGCTCCAGTGGAATGCCCTGGACCCGCCGGACGCGTTCGAGAAGCGGCGCAACCAGGTGATCTACGAGAGCTTCCAGCACAACCGCAATCCGTTCGTCGACCACCCGGAGTGGGCGACGTCGATCTGGGGTTGA